The Euphorbia lathyris chromosome 8, ddEupLath1.1, whole genome shotgun sequence genome has a window encoding:
- the LOC136204223 gene encoding uncharacterized protein: MGDPNSYYSLDSPINYDFLDDSNPNLANIFPPNPLGDPITNIPRNDDPIVSDHHNYNNRPNQSQEAGSSRGRESENSQATFLDNSRDTIPPPVWPPGVSPLQCSCCQVLREIIHNDMAGNTATKLEIHGTLGMISHAILEIRDPSASQFHMIDFCRKSIEKVKEYLQQYFNDRTSAGLILVEEPLSIFYQALCVGIQWDEYINNDDDDEQNFSGGEEVRSEERRSRRNLAQQRERARRMTLDDFKDYFHLPMGQASRQMNLCITVLKKICRKYGLYRWPYRKIKPLRRQILELRTILSSNDAEERAKAEAEAEIHKLEQEISHICGGGGGGNN, translated from the exons ATGGGGGACCCCAATTCTTACTATTCCTTAGATAGCCCCATTAACTATGATTTCCTCGATGATTCTAATCCCAATCTCGCTAATATATTTCCCCCCAATCCTCTCGGAGATCCAATAACCAATATTCCTCGCAATGATGATCCAATCGTTTCGGATCATCATAATTATAACAACAGGCCCAATCAATCTCAAGAAGCAGGGTCGTCACGCGGAAGAGAATCGGAGAATTCTCAGGCAACGTTTTTAGATAACAGTCGGGATACTATTCCTCCTCCAGTTTGGCCGCCGGGAGTATCCCCCTTGCAGTGTAGTTGCTGTCAAGTTCTCAGAGAAATTATCCACAATGATA TGGCAGGCAACACCGCTACGAAACTAGAAATTCATGGAACATTAGGAATGATAAGCCATGCGATACTTGAAATTAGGGATCCTTCTGCATCTCAGTTTCACATGATTGA TTTTTGCAGGAAAAGCATAGAGAAAGTGAAGGAATATTTGCAACAGTACTTCAATGACCGGACGAGTGCTGGATTAATTTTGGTAGAAGAACCTCTCTCAATTTTCTACCAAGCTTTATGCGTTGGAATTCAGTGGGATGAATATATAaacaatgatgatgatgatgaacaAAATTTTTCAG GAGGAGAAGAAGTAAGATCGGAAGAAAGAAGGTCTAGAAGAAATCTAGCACAACAG AGGGAGAGAGCAAGGAGGATGACACTTGATGATTTCAAAGATTATTTTCATCTTCCGATGGGACAGGCTTCTAGACAAATGAACTTATGTATCACAGTTCTTAAGAAGATATGCAGGAAATATGGTTTGTATCGATGGCCTTATAGAAAG aTCAAACCCCTGCGAAGACAAATATTAGAGCTTAGGACCATTTTGAGTTCAAATGATGCGGAGGAAAGGGCTAAAGCAGAAGCAGAAGCCGAGATTCATAAGCTTGAACAAGAAATATCCCATATTtgtggaggaggaggaggaggcaaCAATTaa